From one Papio anubis isolate 15944 chromosome 12, Panubis1.0, whole genome shotgun sequence genomic stretch:
- the RAB3IL1 gene encoding guanine nucleotide exchange factor for Rab-3A isoform X4 yields the protein MWSGPPQPDQGLPPPLAAVPVPWKSTDPCQGHRESPGALVETSAGEEAQGQEGPAATQLDVLRLRSSSMEIREKGSEFLKEELHRAQKELKLKDEECERLSKVREQLEQELEELTASLFEEAHKMVREANMKQAASEKQLKEARGKIDMLQAEVTALKTLVITSTPASPNRELHPQLLSPTKAGPRKGHSRHKSTSSALCPAVCPAAGHTLTPDREGKEVDTILFAEFQAWREAPTLDKTCPFLERVHREDVGPCLDFTMQELSTLVRAAVEDNTLTIEPVASQTLPAVKVAEVECSSTNTCALSGLTRTCRHRIRLGDSESHYYISPSSRARITAVCNFFTYIRYIQQGLVRQDAEPMFWEIMRLRKEMSLAKLGFFPQEA from the exons ATGTGGAGCGG CCCACCCCAGCCAGACCAGGGCCTCCCGCCACCCCTTGCAGCTGTCCCGGTCCCCTGGAAGAGCACGGACCCCTGCCAAGGCCACAGGGAGTCCCCAGGAGCCCTGGTGGAGACCTCTGCAGGGGAGGAGGCCCAAGGCCAGGAGGGCCCTGCAGCCACCCAGCTGGACGTGTTGCGCCTGCGCAGCTCTTCCATGGAGATCCGAGAGAAGGGCTCTGAGTTCCTGAAGGAGGAGCTGCACAGAGCGCAGAAG GAGCTGAAGCTAAAGGACGAGGAATGTGAGCGGCTCTCCAAGGTGCGGGAGCAGCTAGAACAGGAGCTGGAGGAGCTGACGGCCAGCCTGTTCGAG GAAGCTCACAAGATGGTTCGAGAAGCCAACATGAAGCAGGCGGCATCAGAAAAGCAGCTGAAGGAGGCTCGGGGCAAG ATCGACATGCTGCAGGCAGAGGTGACAGCCTTGAAGACACTGGTCATCACATCCACACCAGCCTCTCCCAACCGCGAGCTTCACCCCCAGCTGCTGAGCCCCACCAAGGCTGGGCCCCGAAAAGGCCACTCTCGCCACAAGAGCACCAGCAGCGCCCTCTGCCCCGCCGTGTGCCCCGCTGCGGGACACACCCTCACCCCAGACAGAGAGGGCAAGGAG GTGGACACAATCCTGTTTGCAGAGTTCCAGGCCTGGAGGGAAGCCCCCACCCTGGACAAGACCTGCCCCTTCCTGGAAAGGGTGCACCGGGAGGACGTGGGCCCCTGCCTGGACTTCACCATGCAGGAG CTCTCAACGCTGGTACGGGCCGCCGTGGAGGACAACACGCTCACCATTGAGCCGGTGGCTTCGCAGACACTGCCTGCAGTGAAGGTGGCCGAGGTTGAGTGCAGCAGCACCAA CACATGTGCCCTGAGCGGACTGACCCGCACCTGCCGCCACCGAATCCGGCTCGGAGACTCCGAAAGCCACTACTACATCTCGCCATCTTCCCGGGCCAGG ATCACCGCAGTGTGCAACTTCTTCACCTACATCCGCTACATCCAGCAAGGCCTGGTGCGGCAGGACG CAGAGCCCATGTTCTGGGAGATCATGAGGCTGCGGAAGGAGATGTCACTGGCCAAGCTCGGCTTCTTCCCCCAGGAGGCTTAG
- the RAB3IL1 gene encoding guanine nucleotide exchange factor for Rab-3A isoform X3, which translates to MDSATLKLASPPQPDQGLPPPLAAVPVPWKSTDPCQGHRESPGALVETSAGEEAQGQEGPAATQLDVLRLRSSSMEIREKGSEFLKEELHRAQKELKLKDEECERLSKVREQLEQELEELTASLFEEAHKMVREANMKQAASEKQLKEARGKIDMLQAEVTALKTLVITSTPASPNRELHPQLLSPTKAGPRKGHSRHKSTSSALCPAVCPAAGHTLTPDREGKEVDTILFAEFQAWREAPTLDKTCPFLERVHREDVGPCLDFTMQELSTLVRAAVEDNTLTIEPVASQTLPAVKVAEVECSSTNTCALSGLTRTCRHRIRLGDSESHYYISPSSRARITAVCNFFTYIRYIQQGLVRQDAEPMFWEIMRLRKEMSLAKLGFFPQEA; encoded by the exons CCCACCCCAGCCAGACCAGGGCCTCCCGCCACCCCTTGCAGCTGTCCCGGTCCCCTGGAAGAGCACGGACCCCTGCCAAGGCCACAGGGAGTCCCCAGGAGCCCTGGTGGAGACCTCTGCAGGGGAGGAGGCCCAAGGCCAGGAGGGCCCTGCAGCCACCCAGCTGGACGTGTTGCGCCTGCGCAGCTCTTCCATGGAGATCCGAGAGAAGGGCTCTGAGTTCCTGAAGGAGGAGCTGCACAGAGCGCAGAAG GAGCTGAAGCTAAAGGACGAGGAATGTGAGCGGCTCTCCAAGGTGCGGGAGCAGCTAGAACAGGAGCTGGAGGAGCTGACGGCCAGCCTGTTCGAG GAAGCTCACAAGATGGTTCGAGAAGCCAACATGAAGCAGGCGGCATCAGAAAAGCAGCTGAAGGAGGCTCGGGGCAAG ATCGACATGCTGCAGGCAGAGGTGACAGCCTTGAAGACACTGGTCATCACATCCACACCAGCCTCTCCCAACCGCGAGCTTCACCCCCAGCTGCTGAGCCCCACCAAGGCTGGGCCCCGAAAAGGCCACTCTCGCCACAAGAGCACCAGCAGCGCCCTCTGCCCCGCCGTGTGCCCCGCTGCGGGACACACCCTCACCCCAGACAGAGAGGGCAAGGAG GTGGACACAATCCTGTTTGCAGAGTTCCAGGCCTGGAGGGAAGCCCCCACCCTGGACAAGACCTGCCCCTTCCTGGAAAGGGTGCACCGGGAGGACGTGGGCCCCTGCCTGGACTTCACCATGCAGGAG CTCTCAACGCTGGTACGGGCCGCCGTGGAGGACAACACGCTCACCATTGAGCCGGTGGCTTCGCAGACACTGCCTGCAGTGAAGGTGGCCGAGGTTGAGTGCAGCAGCACCAA CACATGTGCCCTGAGCGGACTGACCCGCACCTGCCGCCACCGAATCCGGCTCGGAGACTCCGAAAGCCACTACTACATCTCGCCATCTTCCCGGGCCAGG ATCACCGCAGTGTGCAACTTCTTCACCTACATCCGCTACATCCAGCAAGGCCTGGTGCGGCAGGACG CAGAGCCCATGTTCTGGGAGATCATGAGGCTGCGGAAGGAGATGTCACTGGCCAAGCTCGGCTTCTTCCCCCAGGAGGCTTAG